In the genome of Bosea sp. BIWAKO-01, the window AATTCGCGGGAATAGTGCCGCAGGGCCGCGTCGCCATCCCGCCGCACGGCCTCCAGAACCGCCTTCACCGTGGTCTCGACCGGGGTGTTGTCGCTCCAGGCGCTGCGCTGCGGCGCCTTGATGCGCGTGATCCGGGCTTCCTGGGCGGGATCGGATTTGGACATGCAGGCTGCTTCCGGTGAGCGGGAGAGAGCGGCAAGCTTCTGCGCCACGCGGCGACAAGGCAAGGAGGCCAGCAGGGGCGTTGAAGATATTCACCAGCTGGGCTCAGATGCGGCCCCCGCGTGAAGGAGGCCTCCCCATGAAGATCGGCGACCGTTTGAGGGAGCTTCGCCTGCGCCGCCAGCTCAGCGTCCGGGCCGTCGCCTTGCGTTCAGGGATTTCCCACTCGTCGATTTCGCTGATCGAGCGCGACCTGATCAGCCCTTCGCTCGACACGCTGCATGCCGTGCTCGACGCGCTCGGCACGACCATGTCGGGCTTCTTTCTGGATTTTCATGCGATCTCGCCGCCAAATCCCTTCTGCCGTGCGGCCGAAATGACGGAAATCGGCCGGGCCGACGCGATCTCCTACCGCGTCATCGGAACCGGCTTTCCCAACCGCTCGATGCTGATGCTGCACGAGACCTACGCGCCCGGCGCCGATACGGGCGAGGCCTTCTCCCATTCGGCCCAGGAAGGCGGCCTCGTCATCCGCGGCGCGGTCGAGGTCACCGTCGCGGGCCGGTCATCGATCCTGCAGCCCGGCGATGGTTATTATTTCGACAGCCGGGAGCCGCATCGGTTCCGGAACGCCTCGAGCGAACCGAGCGAGATCGTCAGCGCCATCACGCCCCCAACCTATTGATCCCCGGAACCGTGCGGGCAACGGACGGGTATGGTCCCAAAGCAGGCGTTATCATTGGGCTGGCCAGATTTCGCTCTCGCCCCTGGATCATCGGACCGGATATCGTATCCTGTCCGATGATCTAACGTTTTGTCTTTGCATCGGCTTTGCCCCGAAAACCGCAATCCGCTTTTCGGGCCGATGCTTTAGCTGCCCATCCGCCCGTCTGTTCCCGACACTCCAGCGTTTGCGCAGAGGCGGAAGCCCAGATCGTCGACCCGGAAGGTGGGGTGGCTTCGACGGCGATTGGTTGCCAGGCAACCTCTTTCGCGGTCTGCCCAACCGCCGCCACGGAAGATGCGGTAGGCGCCGTAGATCTGAGGGTCGTACTGGTCGGAGCACCACTCCCATACGTTGCCGAGCATATCGTAGAGACCCCAGGCATTGGATTGCTTGCCGCCAACGGGCTGGGGTCGCTCGCCCGAGTTATCGGCGAACCAGGCGATATCGCCGAGGTGGCCATAGCGCGGCCCGCGCGTTCCCGCACGGCAGGCGTGTTCCCACTCTGCCTCAGTGGGAAGGCGATATCCGTCGGCATCGGCGAGGAGATCAGCGCCTTGCGCGTCGTCGTGGATGACATAGGCCGCAGTGAGGCCCCGTTTTCCGGACAGTTGATTGCAGAACGCAACCGCGTCGAGCCAGGAGACGCTTTCTACAGGGCATCTGGCGTCCACATGGGATGAAGGCCAACTCCCCGTGACCTCGGCGTAGAGGGCCTGCGTCACCGGGGCGGCTCCAATCCTGAAGGATTCCAGCGCGACATCCCAGCGCCGCTGGGTGCGGTCGTCCCTCAGCGCCACGATGCCGGCCGGGATCGTGAGCATCCGAAGGCTTAGCGATTCCCGAAACTCGTCCACGATCTCTCGTCAGCCATTGCGGCGCGCGACAATCTGCTTGATGGCCCGATCTTCCGCAAACCACTCGGGCCTTGCGGCCGCAGCGGCTTTCCCGATATCCGCAATCCGCTTTTCAGGCAGATGGCAGCGGCCCGTCATTGCCCCTGGGGTGGGAAGGGCGCCGCCTTCAACTCGCGCAGCAATGTAGCGACGAGCTCGGCCGCCGGCATGGCACGGGCGAGCGGAGCGCCCTGCCCGGCCCATTGGGCGCCGAAACCGTGTTCGCCCCTGGCCTTTGCGGCGGCATGGAGGGCCTTTCCGGCGTCATAGGCGATCGGGTAATCCGGCGGCAGCCGGCCTGCGACGCTTTGCTGAAGCTCCGTAAAGCGATTGGCGAGGCAGCGCGCCGGCCGGCCCGAGATCAGCGCTGTCAGCCGGGTGTGATAGGCGCCGGGGCCTGCGAGCGCCGCACGATAGGCATCATCGGCCGCCGATTCCGGACAGGCGATGAAAGCCGTGCCGAGCTGGGCGGCGACAGCACCGAGGGTGAGTGCGGCAGCAATGCCGGCTCCATCCATGATGCCGCCGGCGGCGATGACCGGCAGCGTGCTGTTCGCCACCAGGAGGCGCGTCAGGGCGACAGTTCCCAGCGCATCATCGGGAGCGGCCGGATCGAACACGCCGCGATGCCCGCCGGCCTCGATGCCCTGTGCGACGATCGCGTCGATCCCGGCCGCCTCGATCTGCCTTGCCTCTTCGAGGTTGGTCGCCGTGGCGAGGAGCGTCGTGCCCGCGCCCTTCAAGCGCTGAATGGCTTGCTGCGACGGCAGGCCGAAATGGAAACTGACGACCGGCGGCCTCGCCTCGACCAGCATCGAGAGCATGTCGGCATCATCGGCGAAGCTCTTGTAGATCGTGCGCAGCGTCGTCGGAGGCGCGACGCCAAACTCCGAAAAGAGCGGTGCCAGCCAGTGCAGCCATGCCTTCTCACGCTCCGGATCCGGCTGTGCCGGGCCGTGCACGAAGACATTGACGTTGAACGCGCGCTCGGTCCGCGCTCTCAGATCAGCGATCATCGCGCCGGCGCCTGCGGCATCCGTCGCACCGACACCGATCGAGCCGAGCCCTCCCGCATTGGACACGGCGGCAGCAAGGGCAGGGGTCGAAACACCCGCCATCGGCGCCTGCACGATCGGCACCTCAACGCCCAGCTTGCTCAACATCCCGGCCTCCTGCGCTCCGCAACATCGTTGACTTAAATTCTCAAAAAGAGAATGTTGATGTCAATTGATTTCTTAATGGAGAATTTTGATGGATTTCGCCGCGCTCGCGGTCTTCCGGACCGTCGCCAAGGAGCAGAGCGTGACCCGGGCCGCCGAGCTGCTTGGGCGTGTGCCTTCGAATGTCACGACCCGCATCCAGCAGATCGAGGAGGCGGTCGGCGTGCCGCTGTTCCTGCGCGAGCGGAAGGGCATGACGCTGACCGCGGCAGGCCGGACCTATCTCGACTATGCGGACCGGATCCTGAACCTGGCCGATGAAGCCATTCAGGTCGTCAATCCGGCGGGGCCTGCCGGCGTGCTGCGCATCGGCTCGATGGAATGCACCGTCGCAAGCCGACTGCCCGTGCCGCTGGCCCGCTTCAACCAACGCTGGCCCGAGGTCACGATCGACCTGTCGACGGCGCCGACCAGGCAGCTGATCGACTCTCTCCTTGCCCATCGCATCGATGCCGCACTGATCGCTGTCCCATCAGGCGAGTGGTGGCTCGGCCCGCAGGATCTCGACACTGTGCCGGTCTTCCGCGAGGACCTCGTGCTCGTGCTTCCGCCGGGGCATCCCGAGGTGCGGCACGCAGCAGACCTCAAGCCCAAGGCGCTCGCCGCCTTTGCGCCGGGCTGCACCTACCGCATGCTCGCCGAGGAATGGCTGACCGGCTTCGGCACGGTGAAGGGGCGTTTCTCGATCCATGAGGTCCGCTCCTATCACGCCATGTTCGCCTGCACGGCCGCGGGCTCCTGTTTCAGCATCATGCCCCGCTCCGTGCTCGATCTTCTCCGTCACACAGGTGCCGTCGAGGAGAAGGCGCTGATGCGGGTCGATACCTATCTTGCCTGCCGGCCGGGATTTTCGACGCCCGCCTTCACCGCATTCCGCGACCTGCTTGCCGGTTTCTCCGACATCGAGGCTGGGGCCATCGAGGTTCGGGCCGATGCCGGGAACCCATGAACGAGAGGCCACGATCGCGGCCGCGCTCGTGCTCGTGATCGGCATGGGCTTTGGCCGGTTCGCCTTCACCGGCCTCTATCCGCTGATGATTTCCGATCACGCCATCTCCGTGCAGGGCGGTTCCTATGCGGCCGCAGCCAATTATGCCGGATATCTGGCCGGCGCCTTGCTGAGCGCGGTCGTGACCGGCATCCCGAGCCGGAGGCTTTGTGCTCTCGCCGTCATTTCGACCGTCGCCCTGCTCGGCGCGCTCGCCCTGCCATTGCCGGAATGGGCGATCGTCAGCGTGCGCGGCCTTGCCGGCATCTCGAGCGCGTTTGCCATGGTGGCCGCCTCCCATTGGCTGATCCATGATCGCAAGCATCATCAGGGAGCACCCGCCCTCTTCGCCGGCGTCGGCATCGGCATTGTGCTGTCGGCGGAGCTGATCGCCCTTGCGCATCTCAACGCGCTGACCAGCCGGGCAATCTGGCTCACCCTTGCCGTTGCAGCGGGGGCTCTCGCGGCTGCTGCCGTGATCCTGCAGCGGCGCGCCGACCGGGCATCGGCGCCTGCGCCCCAGCCCCTTTCGGTGCGCGGGCAAGCCGATGGCGCGCAGCTGCTCGCGCCCCTGAGGCTGATCGTGATCTATGGGCTGGCCGGGTTCGGCTACATCATCACCGCGACCTATCTCCCCCTTCTGGTCGGACAGGTCCTCACCGCCACCGATCCCGTGCATATCTGGGCGGTCTTCGGGCTTGGCGCCGTGCCGTCCTGCTTCTTCTGGCATGCCATGCACGAGCGCTTCGGCACGCGTCGCAGCCTGGCCAGCAATCTGGTGGTTCAAGCGATCGGCGTCGCGCTGCCTGTGCTGCACACGCCCGCAGCCTACCTGCTGAGCGCATTGCTCGTCGGCGGGACCTTCATGGGCACGGCGACGATCGCCATGCCGGCCGCGCGCAAGGTGGCCGCAGTGGTCCGTTTCAATATGCTGGCGCTGATGACCGCCGCCTTCGGCATCGGGCAGATTGTCGGCCCGCTCATGGCCAATGCGATCTATGCCAGGACGCAGGCGTTCGACATCTCCCTGAGCATCGCCGCCGCATCGCTGGTTGCCGGCGCCGTTCTGTGCGCGGATCTTCCCCGCAACAAGGCGCGATCGCATCCAGTCTGACTGCGCCGCCGGGGCGATCATCTCTCGGATCGCGTCACGGTCCCGACCCGGCTCTTGCGATCCCCCCGGGGATCGAGAACAGGCATTCTTGCCGCTGCGTGACAAGCTGCATAACATGGTGATGCCGGCGAGGTCGTTCTGCTGGATTGTCATGAGGCGCGGCGCATCCTCGATGGAGCACTCATCGGCAAGAAGACCCGGCAATAATACGAGGAGCGATACGCACGCATCGCAAGCCTCGGCCGCCGGAAACGACGTTCTTCGATCCATCCGGCCAGCTTAGTGTGCGCCATGACCAAAGGGCGGAACGCGACTATGCAAGCTTTTCTGATCGCATTTCTCTGCGTAGCGACATCGACGGCAAGCCTGGCGGCGGACACCCTGGCACGAGCCCGCGAGACCGGGACATTGCGGCTCGGCTTCCGCGTCGATGCGCCCCCGTATTCCTATCGTACGACCAGCGGCGAACCCTCCGGCTATATCGTCGATCTCTGCCGCGAAGTCGCCGCCGGCGTGAAGAAGGCGCAGGGTCTGCCTGCGCTCAAGATCGACTATGTCGAGGTCTCGTCCACGGCTCGGCTGGAAGCGTTGCGTGACGGGAAGATCGATATTCTCTGCGATCCGACATCGATGACCATGTCGCGCCGCGCCATGGTCGATTTCTCGCTCCCGACCTTCATCGATGGCGCCGGCGTCCTGCACCGGACGAATGAACTGACGCGGC includes:
- a CDS encoding YbfB/YjiJ family MFS transporter — translated: MPGTHEREATIAAALVLVIGMGFGRFAFTGLYPLMISDHAISVQGGSYAAAANYAGYLAGALLSAVVTGIPSRRLCALAVISTVALLGALALPLPEWAIVSVRGLAGISSAFAMVAASHWLIHDRKHHQGAPALFAGVGIGIVLSAELIALAHLNALTSRAIWLTLAVAAGALAAAAVILQRRADRASAPAPQPLSVRGQADGAQLLAPLRLIVIYGLAGFGYIITATYLPLLVGQVLTATDPVHIWAVFGLGAVPSCFFWHAMHERFGTRRSLASNLVVQAIGVALPVLHTPAAYLLSALLVGGTFMGTATIAMPAARKVAAVVRFNMLALMTAAFGIGQIVGPLMANAIYARTQAFDISLSIAAASLVAGAVLCADLPRNKARSHPV
- a CDS encoding LysR family transcriptional regulator — encoded protein: MDFAALAVFRTVAKEQSVTRAAELLGRVPSNVTTRIQQIEEAVGVPLFLRERKGMTLTAAGRTYLDYADRILNLADEAIQVVNPAGPAGVLRIGSMECTVASRLPVPLARFNQRWPEVTIDLSTAPTRQLIDSLLAHRIDAALIAVPSGEWWLGPQDLDTVPVFREDLVLVLPPGHPEVRHAADLKPKALAAFAPGCTYRMLAEEWLTGFGTVKGRFSIHEVRSYHAMFACTAAGSCFSIMPRSVLDLLRHTGAVEEKALMRVDTYLACRPGFSTPAFTAFRDLLAGFSDIEAGAIEVRADAGNP
- a CDS encoding nitronate monooxygenase family protein — protein: MLSKLGVEVPIVQAPMAGVSTPALAAAVSNAGGLGSIGVGATDAAGAGAMIADLRARTERAFNVNVFVHGPAQPDPEREKAWLHWLAPLFSEFGVAPPTTLRTIYKSFADDADMLSMLVEARPPVVSFHFGLPSQQAIQRLKGAGTTLLATATNLEEARQIEAAGIDAIVAQGIEAGGHRGVFDPAAPDDALGTVALTRLLVANSTLPVIAAGGIMDGAGIAAALTLGAVAAQLGTAFIACPESAADDAYRAALAGPGAYHTRLTALISGRPARCLANRFTELQQSVAGRLPPDYPIAYDAGKALHAAAKARGEHGFGAQWAGQGAPLARAMPAAELVATLLRELKAAPFPPQGQ
- a CDS encoding cupin domain-containing protein, coding for MKIGDRLRELRLRRQLSVRAVALRSGISHSSISLIERDLISPSLDTLHAVLDALGTTMSGFFLDFHAISPPNPFCRAAEMTEIGRADAISYRVIGTGFPNRSMLMLHETYAPGADTGEAFSHSAQEGGLVIRGAVEVTVAGRSSILQPGDGYYFDSREPHRFRNASSEPSEIVSAITPPTY
- a CDS encoding formylglycine-generating enzyme family protein; amino-acid sequence: MLTIPAGIVALRDDRTQRRWDVALESFRIGAAPVTQALYAEVTGSWPSSHVDARCPVESVSWLDAVAFCNQLSGKRGLTAAYVIHDDAQGADLLADADGYRLPTEAEWEHACRAGTRGPRYGHLGDIAWFADNSGERPQPVGGKQSNAWGLYDMLGNVWEWCSDQYDPQIYGAYRIFRGGGWADRERGCLATNRRRSHPTFRVDDLGFRLCANAGVSGTDGRMGS